A genomic region of Catalinimonas niigatensis contains the following coding sequences:
- a CDS encoding glycoside hydrolase family 32 protein, translated as MMLFIACQSEPEQSSTAAQDTLTGEQYRPLYHFTPPEQWMNDPNGMVYYDGEYHLFYQHYPDSNVWGPMHWGHAVSEDLVNWQHLPIALYPDSLGTIFSGSAVADLENTSELGSADSPPLIAIFTYHDAEGEKAGRNDFQTQGIAFSTDRGRTWEKYEGNPVVENPGIKDFRDPKVFWYEPDQKWVMIFAAADRIRLYNSPDLKNWEFTSEFGENSGGHGGVWECPDLFPLMVNGEEKWVMLLSINPGGPNGGSATQYFVGNFDGETFTNDNPEETTLWIDHGKDNYAGVSWSDVPESDGRRLFMGWMSNWQYADTVPTYNWRSAMTVARKLELTDMPEGIRLISLPVEELHQLRTDSYNLEPRGISSDLSLTEFTEWQTPAKEVVLEFVIPEGTEGLDFGVVLSNSLGEEVRIGYNQAQQEYYFDRTKAGKMDFSDDFAGRFPAPRIAGSDTIKMHLYIDVASAELFADEGKTVMTNIFFPNENFQQLGLYAEGGEVQLISGTLYNLSPATVAME; from the coding sequence ATGATGCTTTTTATAGCCTGTCAGTCGGAGCCTGAACAAAGCAGTACAGCTGCGCAGGATACACTAACTGGCGAACAGTACCGCCCGCTTTATCATTTTACGCCACCTGAGCAGTGGATGAATGACCCCAATGGCATGGTATACTACGATGGAGAATACCATCTTTTTTACCAGCACTATCCCGATAGCAATGTGTGGGGCCCTATGCACTGGGGGCATGCCGTGAGTGAGGATCTGGTCAACTGGCAGCATTTACCCATTGCCCTCTATCCCGACAGTCTGGGAACAATCTTTTCGGGAAGTGCCGTGGCCGATCTGGAGAATACTTCTGAACTGGGCTCTGCTGACAGCCCTCCGCTGATCGCCATCTTTACCTACCATGATGCAGAAGGTGAAAAAGCAGGAAGAAACGACTTCCAGACCCAGGGTATCGCTTTCAGTACCGACCGTGGCCGGACCTGGGAAAAGTATGAAGGCAATCCGGTGGTGGAAAATCCCGGCATCAAAGACTTTCGCGATCCTAAAGTTTTCTGGTACGAGCCTGATCAAAAGTGGGTGATGATTTTTGCTGCCGCCGACAGGATACGCCTTTATAATTCTCCTGACCTGAAAAACTGGGAGTTCACGAGTGAGTTTGGAGAGAATAGCGGTGGTCACGGAGGCGTATGGGAATGTCCCGATCTATTTCCTCTGATGGTCAATGGTGAAGAAAAGTGGGTGATGCTGCTGAGCATCAATCCCGGAGGGCCCAATGGCGGCTCGGCTACCCAATACTTTGTAGGTAATTTTGATGGAGAAACTTTTACCAATGATAACCCTGAGGAGACTACCCTTTGGATAGACCACGGCAAAGATAATTATGCGGGCGTAAGCTGGTCAGATGTGCCTGAAAGTGATGGCAGGCGTCTTTTCATGGGTTGGATGAGCAACTGGCAGTATGCCGATACCGTGCCCACCTACAACTGGCGTAGCGCCATGACCGTGGCCCGGAAGCTGGAACTGACAGACATGCCAGAGGGCATCCGGCTCATCTCTTTGCCGGTAGAAGAACTACATCAGCTTAGAACGGATTCCTATAATTTAGAACCCAGAGGCATCTCATCTGACTTATCGCTTACGGAATTCACCGAATGGCAAACACCTGCCAAAGAAGTTGTGCTGGAATTTGTAATTCCTGAGGGTACAGAAGGCTTAGATTTTGGGGTAGTTCTATCCAATAGTCTGGGTGAAGAAGTACGCATTGGCTACAATCAGGCGCAGCAGGAATATTATTTTGACAGAACGAAAGCCGGTAAAATGGATTTCTCCGATGACTTTGCCGGACGCTTCCCTGCACCCCGTATCGCTGGCTCAGATACCATTAAAATGCATCTTTACATAGACGTAGCCTCCGCAGAGCTATTTGCCGATGAGGGCAAAACGGTGATGACCAACATCTTTTTCCCCAACGAAAACTTCCAGCAGTTAGGCTTATACGCCGAAGGCGGAGAAGTACAACTCATATCCGGCACGCTCTATAATCTCAGTCCCGCGACTGTGGCTATGGAATAA
- a CDS encoding Gfo/Idh/MocA family protein — protein sequence MKDNSRRKFIRKAGAAITTAFAFPTIIPASALGKNGYVAPSDRINLAFIGAGNQAGNDVKSFLEDERVQITSICDVNKQSSGYWDGKVAGREFIMKMVDDAYGEKYGKKYKSCRGHEDFRDVIDHKDIDAVEIVTPDHWHAIPVLMAAEAKKDIYCQKPLALTIAEGRAMSNAVKKHQVVFQTGSQQRSNMHFRKVCELVRNGKIGELQTATCSLPSGTPDFGKTGHLTETVRVPKGFNYDMWLGPAPEAPYCPARTHVNFRWILDYSGGMVTDWGGHHPDIAQWGMNTENTGPVKIQNAKAKWAEHPIWNTATEFYFECIYENGLKLIVTSSEGNGVKFSGTEGSVWASRGGHDADPKSILEAEIGPDETHLYKSDNHFRNFIDCVLSREETIAPAEVAHRSITIAHLGNIAMLLQQDLDWDPQQEKFVDNEEANKMLSRKMREPWDKVYQQYIA from the coding sequence ATGAAAGATAACAGTAGGAGAAAATTTATCAGGAAAGCAGGAGCAGCTATTACAACAGCTTTTGCTTTTCCCACAATCATTCCTGCCTCTGCCTTAGGCAAAAACGGATATGTAGCTCCATCTGATAGGATCAACCTGGCTTTTATCGGTGCCGGAAATCAGGCAGGCAATGATGTTAAGAGCTTTTTAGAGGACGAAAGGGTTCAGATCACCAGCATCTGTGATGTTAACAAACAAAGCTCCGGGTACTGGGATGGCAAAGTAGCCGGACGGGAGTTTATCATGAAAATGGTAGACGATGCCTATGGTGAAAAGTATGGTAAAAAATATAAATCATGTCGCGGCCATGAAGACTTTAGAGATGTGATTGACCATAAAGATATTGATGCCGTGGAGATTGTCACGCCTGACCACTGGCATGCCATACCTGTGCTGATGGCTGCTGAAGCCAAAAAAGATATCTACTGCCAGAAACCTCTGGCGCTTACCATAGCGGAAGGCAGGGCGATGAGTAATGCAGTCAAAAAGCATCAGGTAGTCTTTCAAACAGGTAGTCAGCAGCGCTCTAACATGCACTTTCGCAAAGTGTGTGAACTGGTGAGAAACGGTAAGATCGGTGAATTACAAACTGCCACCTGCAGTTTACCTTCCGGCACGCCTGACTTTGGTAAAACCGGACACCTGACCGAAACAGTGCGTGTACCCAAAGGCTTCAATTATGATATGTGGCTGGGCCCTGCTCCTGAAGCACCTTATTGTCCGGCCCGCACCCATGTGAATTTTCGCTGGATACTTGACTATTCCGGGGGTATGGTCACCGACTGGGGAGGACATCATCCTGACATTGCCCAGTGGGGTATGAACACCGAAAATACGGGGCCGGTCAAGATTCAGAATGCAAAAGCTAAATGGGCCGAACACCCTATCTGGAATACTGCTACTGAATTTTACTTCGAGTGTATCTATGAAAACGGGCTAAAGCTTATTGTGACCAGTAGCGAAGGTAATGGGGTGAAATTTAGCGGGACAGAAGGAAGCGTATGGGCCAGTCGGGGCGGACATGATGCTGACCCTAAAAGCATACTGGAAGCTGAGATTGGGCCAGACGAAACACATCTTTACAAAAGTGATAACCATTTCCGCAATTTTATTGACTGTGTGTTGTCTCGTGAAGAAACCATCGCTCCCGCAGAAGTAGCTCATCGCTCTATTACTATTGCGCATTTGGGTAACATTGCTATGTTGTTGCAGCAGGATCTGGATTGGGACCCTCAGCAGGAAAAGTTTGTGGATAACGAAGAAGCGAACAAAATGCTTTCCAGAAAAATGCGTGAGCCCTGGGACAAAGTGTATCAACAATATATTGCCTAG
- a CDS encoding GH92 family glycosyl hydrolase — MKNIALYLLAVIFATACSSDSQPTTFSPDNPLGYVNPLIGTAPSTTESAQLHSEAGSELRGQTFPAVGVPFGMAQWTPQTQASEQKCLSPYYYQDDSIQGFRGSRWMSGSCTQDYGSVTIMALNGDLKVNPHERASSFSHDTETATPSYYAVELADYQIQAEVTAVSRAAMLRFTPQTDASTYLIIEPNSDEGEGYVRVIPESNEIIGYNPAHRIYQGWGESAGFSGYFVIQFEQPIAAYGVWKGDEMMADQDRAEGEGKAVGAYVQMPAAEGKPLLVRVGLSHTSLDQARKNMQAEISGWDFEQVKQTSENTWRQQLNKVQVSGNSEEDKTMFYTAMYHAMILPRLFSDDDGAFVAFGGLRDVYQAEDFDYYTDFSMWDTYRALHPLHTILNPEKTNDMIRSLVKMGEQGGWLPIFPAWNSYTSAMIGDHVTAMIGDAWMKGIDDFDKELAYSLMRKNAFQANPDRVSYLNGQGRRAMESYLEYGYIPLEDSVPDSFHQKEQVSRTLEYAFDDFVLSQVAGRLGKQEDAQTLRDRAKNYQHVFDTTTGYVRGRYADGSWIEPFDPFASRASFITEGSPYQYTWYVPHDVAGLMDLMGGKEKFIQKLDTLFEKRYYWHGNEPGHQTVYLYAYAGAPWKTQQWVRDIIREEYSAEPGGLSGNEDAGQMSAWLVFSMMGFYPVSPGMPYYVLGSPAFEETAINMTNGNTFTIKANDTSDENRYIQSAMLNGEPLERSYLLHEEIMLGGELVLEMGSEPNKAWASEQLPPSMGEMDL, encoded by the coding sequence ATGAAAAATATTGCACTTTACCTGCTGGCAGTCATCTTTGCAACTGCTTGTTCTTCCGACAGTCAGCCTACTACTTTTTCACCTGATAATCCTTTGGGCTATGTCAATCCACTGATTGGCACAGCACCCAGCACGACTGAGAGTGCGCAACTCCACAGCGAAGCAGGTTCGGAACTCAGAGGACAAACCTTCCCGGCAGTAGGCGTTCCCTTCGGCATGGCACAGTGGACACCCCAGACGCAAGCTAGTGAGCAGAAGTGCCTGTCTCCTTACTATTACCAGGACGACAGCATACAGGGCTTCCGGGGCAGCCGCTGGATGAGCGGTTCCTGTACCCAGGATTATGGAAGTGTCACCATCATGGCCTTGAACGGAGACCTCAAGGTAAATCCCCATGAAAGAGCGTCATCCTTTTCTCACGATACCGAAACGGCTACGCCTTCTTACTATGCAGTAGAATTAGCCGATTACCAGATACAGGCGGAAGTTACGGCAGTCTCCCGGGCAGCCATGTTAAGATTTACACCTCAGACAGATGCATCTACCTATCTTATCATAGAACCTAATAGTGACGAAGGGGAAGGCTATGTACGGGTGATTCCGGAAAGCAATGAGATCATCGGCTATAATCCGGCACATCGCATCTATCAGGGCTGGGGCGAAAGTGCTGGCTTTAGCGGGTATTTTGTCATTCAGTTTGAGCAGCCTATAGCCGCTTATGGGGTGTGGAAAGGTGATGAAATGATGGCAGATCAGGATAGGGCTGAAGGAGAAGGAAAGGCAGTGGGGGCCTATGTGCAGATGCCTGCGGCAGAAGGCAAACCTTTGCTGGTACGGGTAGGCCTGTCGCACACCAGTCTGGATCAGGCTCGCAAAAACATGCAGGCTGAAATCAGCGGCTGGGATTTTGAGCAGGTAAAGCAAACTTCAGAAAATACCTGGCGTCAGCAACTGAACAAGGTGCAAGTAAGCGGAAACAGTGAGGAAGACAAGACGATGTTTTACACCGCTATGTATCATGCCATGATACTGCCTCGTCTTTTTAGTGATGACGATGGGGCTTTCGTAGCTTTTGGTGGACTGCGTGATGTCTATCAGGCTGAAGATTTTGATTATTACACAGATTTCTCCATGTGGGATACTTATCGTGCGTTGCATCCGCTACATACCATCCTCAATCCAGAGAAGACCAATGACATGATCCGTTCTCTTGTCAAAATGGGAGAACAGGGAGGTTGGTTGCCTATCTTTCCGGCCTGGAACAGCTACACTTCTGCCATGATTGGCGACCATGTGACCGCCATGATTGGAGATGCCTGGATGAAAGGTATTGATGATTTTGACAAGGAACTGGCTTATTCCCTGATGCGCAAAAACGCTTTTCAGGCAAATCCAGATAGAGTAAGCTATCTCAACGGGCAAGGCCGAAGGGCAATGGAATCTTATTTGGAGTACGGCTACATTCCGCTGGAAGATTCCGTGCCGGATTCCTTTCATCAGAAAGAGCAGGTGTCGCGTACGCTGGAATATGCTTTTGACGATTTTGTGCTTTCTCAGGTAGCCGGAAGATTGGGTAAACAGGAAGATGCTCAAACTTTGCGCGATCGTGCGAAAAATTACCAGCATGTCTTTGACACCACTACCGGCTATGTACGTGGACGCTATGCCGATGGCAGTTGGATAGAACCCTTTGATCCTTTTGCCTCTCGTGCCAGTTTTATTACCGAAGGTTCTCCCTACCAGTACACCTGGTACGTGCCCCATGATGTAGCCGGGCTGATGGATTTGATGGGAGGCAAGGAAAAATTTATTCAGAAACTGGATACGCTTTTTGAAAAGCGCTACTACTGGCATGGCAATGAACCCGGCCATCAGACGGTTTATCTGTATGCCTATGCCGGTGCGCCCTGGAAAACGCAGCAGTGGGTGCGTGACATTATCCGGGAAGAGTACAGCGCAGAGCCAGGCGGTCTGAGTGGAAATGAAGATGCCGGACAGATGTCAGCCTGGCTGGTCTTCAGCATGATGGGCTTTTATCCGGTATCACCCGGTATGCCTTATTATGTGCTGGGGAGTCCTGCCTTTGAAGAAACGGCTATCAACATGACCAATGGCAATACCTTTACCATCAAAGCGAATGATACTTCCGATGAAAACCGCTACATACAATCCGCCATGTTGAATGGCGAGCCCTTGGAGCGTAGTTATCTGCTTCATGAAGAGATCATGCTTGGCGGCGAACTGGTGTTGGAGATGGGCTCCGAACCCAACAAAGCCTGGGCCAGCGAGCAGTTGCCACCATCAATGGGGGAGATGGATTTGTAG